A genomic region of Streptomyces rimosus contains the following coding sequences:
- a CDS encoding DUF4287 domain-containing protein, with amino-acid sequence MSQLFSEETHRNLLSRIPHCTGREVSDWLRTVDEGPALFRFEEKVSWLRGEHNLAYGHAKAIVHEYDLRRAARKL; translated from the coding sequence ATGTCTCAACTCTTCTCCGAAGAGACCCACCGGAACCTGCTCTCCCGTATCCCCCATTGCACCGGTCGCGAAGTCTCCGACTGGCTTCGCACGGTAGACGAAGGCCCCGCTCTCTTCCGCTTCGAGGAGAAGGTCAGCTGGCTCCGGGGCGAGCACAACCTCGCCTACGGGCACGCCAAGGCGATCGTCCACGAATACGACCTCAGGCGCGCAGCGCGCAAGCTGTAG
- a CDS encoding Bax inhibitor-1/YccA family protein: MRSSNPVFSRRGFSRDNNGYAGFNAPPQAGGPAANPYAGTNPYAQPGNPYAQDAAQATQAPSYAPQTGRMTMDDVVLRTGMTLGTVIAGAAVGWIFLTKSLGFAVGAGLIAMVLGFVQSFKRKPSPALILTYAAFEGIFLGALSGAINDIPKLSGAPMQAVMGTMAVFVAMLVAYKTRIVRVTARFTRYLLIAMLGFVLLSMVNMLFMVFGGGDGLGFRSGGLGILFGVVGVVLGALCLALDFKQIEDGIAYGAPREESWLAAFGLTVTLVWIYTELLRLISILRD; the protein is encoded by the coding sequence ATGAGGAGCAGCAACCCGGTCTTCTCGCGACGGGGGTTCAGCCGCGACAACAACGGCTACGCCGGCTTCAACGCGCCGCCGCAGGCCGGGGGCCCCGCAGCGAACCCCTACGCCGGAACGAACCCGTACGCCCAGCCCGGCAACCCCTACGCCCAGGACGCCGCACAGGCCACCCAGGCGCCGTCGTACGCGCCGCAGACCGGCCGGATGACCATGGACGACGTCGTGCTGCGTACCGGCATGACGCTCGGCACGGTCATCGCGGGTGCGGCCGTCGGCTGGATCTTCCTGACCAAGAGCCTCGGCTTCGCCGTCGGCGCCGGTCTGATCGCGATGGTGCTGGGCTTCGTCCAGTCCTTCAAGCGCAAGCCGTCGCCGGCCCTGATCCTGACGTACGCGGCCTTCGAGGGCATCTTCCTCGGGGCGCTCAGCGGCGCGATCAACGACATCCCGAAGCTCAGCGGCGCGCCGATGCAGGCGGTGATGGGCACCATGGCGGTCTTCGTCGCCATGCTCGTCGCCTACAAGACCCGCATCGTGCGGGTCACCGCGCGCTTCACGCGCTATCTGCTCATCGCGATGCTCGGCTTCGTGCTGCTGTCGATGGTCAACATGCTGTTCATGGTCTTCGGCGGCGGTGACGGCCTCGGCTTCCGCAGCGGCGGCCTGGGCATCCTGTTCGGCGTCGTCGGCGTGGTGCTCGGCGCGCTGTGCCTGGCCCTGGACTTCAAGCAGATCGAGGACGGCATCGCGTACGGCGCTCCGCGCGAGGAGTCCTGGCTGGCCGCGTTCGGCCTGACGGTGACCCTGGTGTGGATCTACACCGAGCTGCTGCGGCTGATCTCGATCCTGCGGGACTGA